One Streptomyces sp. SAI-135 DNA segment encodes these proteins:
- the eboE gene encoding metabolite traffic protein EboE has protein sequence MRFRHPDGSTVHLAYCTNVHPAETLDGVLAQLRDHCEPVRRSLGRDRLGIGLWLAKDAARALITDPVTLRGLRGELDRRGLEVVTLNGFPYEGFGAEEVKYRVYRPDWTDPERLEHTTALARLLAALLPDDVRDGTISTLPLAWRTDFDERAAATATAALTTLSERLDALQELTGRSIRIALEPEPGCTVETTADAIGPLSALPGDRIGVCVDTCHLATSFEDPATALTALGAAGVTIPKAQLSAALHAQEPSRPEVRAALAAFAEPRFLHQTRTLTPDGLRGTDDLGEALTGEVLPDEAPWRAHFHVPLHTPPAPPLTSTLPVLQEALALLVGGTEPRTRHLEVETYTWQALPSELRPRTRTQLVDGIAAELALAGDLLTDLGLKELP, from the coding sequence ATGCGCTTCCGCCACCCCGACGGTTCCACCGTCCACCTCGCCTACTGCACCAACGTCCACCCGGCCGAGACCCTCGACGGCGTCCTCGCCCAACTGCGCGACCACTGCGAGCCGGTGCGCAGAAGCCTGGGACGGGACCGCCTCGGCATCGGTCTGTGGCTCGCCAAGGACGCCGCCCGCGCGCTGATCACCGACCCGGTGACCCTGCGGGGCCTGCGCGGCGAGCTGGACCGGCGCGGCCTGGAAGTGGTCACCCTGAACGGCTTCCCCTACGAGGGCTTCGGCGCCGAGGAGGTCAAGTACCGCGTCTACCGGCCCGACTGGACCGACCCCGAACGCCTGGAGCACACCACCGCCCTGGCCCGGCTGCTGGCGGCCCTGCTGCCGGACGACGTCAGAGATGGCACCATCTCCACGCTCCCGCTCGCCTGGCGCACCGACTTCGACGAGCGCGCCGCCGCCACCGCCACCGCGGCGCTGACCACGCTGTCGGAACGGCTCGACGCGCTCCAGGAGCTGACCGGCAGGTCGATCCGCATCGCCCTGGAACCGGAGCCCGGGTGCACGGTGGAGACCACCGCGGACGCGATCGGGCCCCTCAGCGCCCTGCCGGGCGACCGTATCGGCGTGTGCGTCGACACGTGCCACCTGGCCACGTCCTTCGAGGACCCGGCGACGGCGCTGACGGCCCTCGGGGCGGCCGGCGTCACCATCCCCAAGGCACAGCTGTCGGCGGCCCTGCACGCCCAGGAGCCCAGCCGCCCCGAGGTCCGCGCGGCCCTCGCCGCCTTCGCCGAACCGCGCTTCCTGCACCAGACCCGCACCCTGACCCCCGACGGACTGCGCGGCACCGACGACCTCGGTGAAGCACTCACCGGCGAGGTGCTGCCCGACGAGGCGCCCTGGCGTGCCCACTTCCACGTCCCGCTGCACACGCCACCCGCCCCACCGCTCACCTCGACCCTGCCCGTGCTCCAGGAGGCCCTGGCGCTGCTGGTGGGAGGCACGGAGCCGCGCACCCGTCATCTGGAGGTCGAGACCTACACGTGGCAGGCGCTCCCGTCCGAACTGCGGCCGCGCACCAGAACCCAGCTCGTCGACGGCATCGCCGCCGAACTGGCCCTCGCCGGCGACCTGCTGACCGACCTCGGCCTGAAGGAGCTGCCATGA
- a CDS encoding TatD family hydrolase gives MRIFDPHIHMTSRTTDDYEAMHAAGVRAVVEPSFWLGQPRTSPSSFFDYFDALLGWEPFRAAQYGIAHHCTIALNPKEANDPRCTPVLDALPRYLVKDGVVAVGEIGYDSMTPAEDTALAAQLQLAADHGLPALVHTPHRDKLAGLHRTVDVVRESNLPTDRVLLDHLNETTVKAAKDSGCWLGFSVYPDTKMDEDRMVAVLKDYGPEKILVNSAADWGRSDPLKTRKVADAMLAAGFGEDDVDQVLWRNPVAFYGLSGRLRLDVPQARDLHEGNSILRGGE, from the coding sequence ATGCGCATCTTCGACCCGCACATCCACATGACGTCCCGCACCACCGACGACTACGAGGCGATGCACGCCGCCGGTGTGCGCGCCGTGGTCGAACCGTCGTTCTGGCTGGGCCAGCCCCGGACCAGTCCTTCCAGTTTCTTCGACTACTTCGACGCCCTCCTCGGCTGGGAGCCCTTCCGCGCCGCCCAGTACGGCATCGCCCACCACTGCACCATCGCGCTCAACCCCAAGGAGGCCAACGACCCGCGCTGCACACCGGTCCTGGACGCCCTGCCCCGCTACCTCGTCAAGGACGGTGTCGTCGCCGTCGGCGAGATCGGCTACGACTCCATGACCCCCGCCGAGGACACCGCGCTGGCCGCACAGCTCCAACTCGCCGCCGACCACGGCCTGCCCGCCCTCGTCCACACGCCCCACCGCGACAAGCTCGCCGGCCTCCACCGCACCGTGGACGTCGTCCGCGAGTCGAACCTGCCCACCGACCGGGTGCTGCTCGACCACCTCAACGAGACCACCGTCAAGGCGGCCAAGGACAGCGGCTGCTGGCTCGGCTTCTCCGTCTACCCGGACACCAAGATGGACGAGGACCGCATGGTCGCCGTCCTGAAGGACTACGGCCCGGAGAAGATCCTCGTCAACTCCGCCGCGGACTGGGGGAGGAGCGACCCACTGAAGACGCGGAAGGTCGCCGACGCCATGCTCGCGGCCGGTTTCGGCGAGGACGACGTCGACCAGGTGCTGTGGCGCAACCCGGTCGCCTTCTACGGGCTCAGCGGCCGGCTCCGACTGGACGTCCCGCAGGCGCGGGACCTGCACGAGGGCAACTCCATCCTGCGCGGAGGCGAGTAG
- a CDS encoding EboA domain-containing protein: MTHTAPWTRDDVTASLADGTARAWFGAALAAAAAAAQAPPAASSPYLAHSWELRFAAAGRHCGHDHADAVRTLLLVEARAGAETLTRLYQQGSAAERRAVLRALPALVDGPHAVHLVEDALRSNDTRLIAAAVGPYAAAHLDAHAWRHAVLKCLFTGVPVDAVANLARRAAGDGELARMLTDHAAERTAAGRDVPDDLVRVLTLTGEEPKEA, from the coding sequence ATGACGCACACCGCTCCCTGGACCCGCGACGACGTCACCGCCTCGCTGGCCGACGGCACCGCGCGTGCCTGGTTCGGCGCAGCGCTGGCGGCCGCCGCGGCCGCCGCACAGGCACCGCCCGCGGCTTCCTCCCCGTACCTCGCCCACAGCTGGGAGCTGCGCTTCGCCGCAGCCGGGCGGCACTGCGGCCACGACCACGCGGACGCCGTCCGTACGCTGCTGCTGGTCGAGGCCCGGGCAGGGGCCGAGACCCTGACCCGGCTCTACCAGCAGGGCAGTGCCGCCGAACGCCGGGCGGTGCTGCGGGCGCTGCCGGCCCTGGTCGACGGACCGCACGCCGTCCACCTGGTCGAGGACGCCCTGCGCAGCAACGACACCCGGCTCATCGCCGCCGCCGTCGGCCCCTACGCGGCCGCCCACCTCGATGCCCACGCCTGGCGTCACGCCGTCCTGAAGTGCCTGTTCACCGGCGTCCCCGTCGACGCGGTCGCGAACCTGGCCCGACGGGCGGCGGGCGACGGCGAACTCGCCCGCATGCTCACCGACCACGCGGCCGAGCGCACCGCCGCCGGCCGTGACGTCCCCGACGACCTCGTTCGCGTGCTGACCCTGACGGGCGAGGAGCCCAAGGAGGCGTGA
- a CDS encoding sugar phosphate isomerase/epimerase family protein, which yields MSGQQRLRLGYGTNGLTDLRLDDALGLLAELGYDGVGLTLDHMHLDPVAPGLAARTAHVARRLDALGLTATIETGARYVLDPRRKHGPSLLDAEPEGREARTRLLRTAVEVAADLGAHAVHCFSGITPAGTDRDTAWQRLHEALTPVLDAADAAGVPLAIEPEPGHLLATLADFHHLRTSLGSPAPLGLTLDIGHCQCLEPEPPAECVRAAGPWLRHVQIEDMRRGVHEHLPFGDGEIDFPPVLEALAATGYQGLTVVELPRHSHAGPELARTSIEFLRTMAATPKGATAA from the coding sequence ATGAGCGGTCAGCAGCGACTGCGCCTCGGCTACGGCACCAACGGTCTCACCGACCTCCGCCTGGACGACGCCCTCGGCCTGCTCGCGGAGCTGGGCTACGACGGTGTCGGCCTCACGCTCGACCACATGCACCTCGACCCGGTCGCCCCCGGCCTCGCCGCCCGCACCGCTCACGTCGCCCGTCGGCTGGATGCCCTGGGGCTCACCGCCACCATCGAGACGGGTGCCCGCTATGTGCTCGACCCGCGGCGCAAGCACGGCCCGTCGCTGCTGGACGCGGAGCCCGAGGGGCGCGAAGCCCGCACCCGGCTGCTCCGCACGGCGGTCGAGGTCGCCGCCGACCTCGGAGCGCACGCCGTGCACTGCTTCAGCGGCATCACGCCGGCTGGCACCGACCGCGACACCGCGTGGCAGCGCCTGCACGAGGCACTCACACCCGTGCTCGACGCCGCGGACGCCGCCGGCGTACCGCTGGCCATCGAACCCGAACCGGGCCACCTCCTGGCCACCCTCGCCGACTTCCACCACCTGCGCACCTCGCTCGGCAGCCCCGCTCCGCTCGGCCTGACCCTCGACATCGGCCACTGCCAGTGCCTGGAGCCGGAACCGCCCGCCGAGTGCGTCCGCGCGGCAGGGCCCTGGCTGCGGCATGTGCAGATCGAGGACATGCGCCGCGGGGTGCACGAGCACCTGCCGTTCGGCGACGGCGAGATCGACTTCCCGCCCGTCCTGGAGGCCCTCGCGGCCACCGGCTACCAGGGCCTGACCGTCGTCGAACTGCCCCGTCACTCCCACGCCGGGCCTGAACTGGCCCGTACCTCGATCGAGTTCCTCCGCACAATGGCAGCCACGCCGAAGGGGGCGACGGCAGCATGA
- a CDS encoding SCO3242 family prenyltransferase — MRTRLRDWAELLRVSALFTVPGDALAGAAAAGLRPNRGTACAVGASLCLYEAGMALNDWADRDEDAVDRPHRPVPSGRISPRAALGAAGLLTAAGLTLAARAGRPALAVASALTATVWAYDLRLKHTPAAPATMAAARALDLLLGATATVSAAGATSSGRSGSPATPAPAHHPQRNAAVAGGGEPQRQRGNHAERRTAAPASVSASAPRVMAPALALAAHTYAVTAVSRHETQGGSTATPLAALGATAVLGLLLGRTRASPGPLPLLTAASYARTAAVPFLHAALNPSPPLTQRAVGGGIRALIPLQAALAARSGANGTALALLGLVPAARTLARKVSPT; from the coding sequence CTGCGGACGCGACTGCGGGACTGGGCCGAACTGCTGCGCGTCTCGGCGCTGTTCACCGTGCCCGGTGACGCCCTCGCCGGTGCCGCTGCGGCGGGGCTGCGGCCCAACCGGGGCACGGCTTGTGCGGTGGGCGCCTCGCTCTGCCTCTACGAGGCGGGCATGGCGCTCAACGACTGGGCCGACCGTGACGAGGACGCCGTCGACCGCCCCCACCGGCCCGTCCCCTCCGGCCGCATCTCACCGAGGGCTGCGCTGGGCGCGGCCGGACTCCTGACCGCGGCGGGCCTGACACTGGCCGCCCGCGCCGGCCGCCCCGCACTCGCCGTGGCCTCGGCATTGACCGCCACGGTGTGGGCGTACGACCTGCGGCTGAAGCACACCCCCGCCGCCCCGGCGACCATGGCCGCGGCCCGCGCCCTGGACCTCCTGCTCGGTGCCACGGCCACCGTCTCGGCGGCCGGCGCGACGAGTTCGGGGCGAAGCGGCTCCCCGGCAACACCGGCGCCCGCTCACCACCCGCAGCGCAACGCAGCGGTGGCGGGCGGCGGGGAGCCCCAGCGCCAGAGGGGGAACCACGCAGAGCGACGGACCGCCGCACCGGCATCCGTATCCGCCTCCGCCCCGCGCGTCATGGCCCCCGCCCTCGCGTTGGCCGCCCACACCTACGCCGTCACCGCCGTCTCGCGGCACGAGACACAGGGCGGCTCCACCGCCACGCCTCTCGCCGCCCTCGGCGCGACCGCCGTGCTGGGGCTGCTGCTGGGACGGACCCGCGCGAGCCCAGGGCCCCTCCCGTTACTGACGGCCGCCTCGTACGCCCGTACCGCCGCCGTTCCCTTCCTGCATGCCGCCCTCAACCCGTCCCCACCCCTCACCCAACGCGCCGTCGGCGGCGGGATCCGCGCCCTGATCCCGCTCCAGGCCGCGCTCGCCGCCCGGTCCGGGGCGAACGGCACCGCCCTCGCCCTGCTGGGGCTCGTCCCCGCGGCCCGCACCCTCGCACGGAAGGTGAGCCCCACATGA
- a CDS encoding inositol-3-phosphate synthase, with protein MNNDGNATEPQTGASAARTGVWFVGARGSVATTAVAGCAAVTAGLHAPTGMVTETPPFDGTGLPPLSSLVFGGHDTAHCPLPKRAEHLTDAGVLPHGLAPAVRSELRAADEEMRPGGPLPDDPRGDEELIADFAADLTSFRERNALARVVVVNVSSTEPLPAPDAERLPPSSLYAAAAVRAGCPYVNFTPSTGLRTPSLTDAAAAAGLPHAGRDGKTGQTLLRAVLAPMFVQRALHVRAWSGTNLLGGGDGAALADPGAAAAKNAGKERVLTESLGHTPQGEVHIDDVPALGDWKTAWDHVAFEGFLGTRMVLQTIWQGCDSALAAPLVLDLARLVARAHEAGLSGPLPELGFYFKDPDGGPAGLPEQFTALLSFADRLREAR; from the coding sequence GTGAACAACGACGGGAACGCAACGGAACCCCAGACCGGCGCATCGGCCGCACGCACCGGTGTCTGGTTCGTCGGCGCCCGCGGATCGGTGGCGACCACCGCCGTCGCCGGATGCGCGGCCGTCACCGCCGGACTGCACGCGCCGACCGGCATGGTCACCGAGACCCCACCGTTCGACGGCACCGGCCTGCCACCGCTGTCCTCACTCGTCTTCGGCGGCCACGACACCGCCCACTGCCCGCTGCCCAAGCGGGCCGAACACCTCACCGACGCGGGCGTCCTGCCGCACGGCCTCGCGCCCGCCGTACGCTCCGAACTCCGGGCCGCCGACGAGGAGATGCGGCCCGGCGGCCCGCTCCCGGACGACCCGCGCGGCGACGAGGAACTCATCGCGGACTTCGCCGCCGACCTCACCTCGTTCCGTGAGCGCAACGCACTGGCACGGGTGGTCGTCGTCAACGTCTCCTCCACCGAGCCGCTGCCGGCACCCGACGCCGAACGGCTGCCGCCCAGCTCCCTGTACGCGGCCGCCGCCGTGCGCGCCGGCTGCCCCTACGTCAACTTCACTCCGTCCACCGGGCTGCGCACCCCTTCCCTGACCGACGCCGCCGCGGCGGCCGGACTTCCCCACGCCGGCCGTGACGGCAAGACCGGCCAGACACTGCTGCGGGCCGTGCTCGCCCCGATGTTCGTCCAACGCGCCCTGCACGTACGGGCCTGGTCCGGCACCAATCTGTTGGGCGGTGGCGACGGGGCGGCGCTGGCCGACCCGGGGGCCGCCGCGGCGAAGAACGCCGGCAAGGAACGCGTCCTGACCGAGTCCCTCGGGCACACCCCGCAGGGCGAGGTGCACATCGACGACGTACCGGCGCTCGGCGACTGGAAGACCGCCTGGGACCACGTCGCCTTCGAGGGCTTCCTCGGTACGCGCATGGTCCTCCAGACCATCTGGCAGGGCTGCGACTCCGCCCTGGCCGCACCGCTGGTGCTGGACCTGGCTCGTCTGGTCGCCCGTGCCCACGAGGCGGGCCTGTCCGGTCCGCTGCCCGAACTGGGCTTCTACTTCAAGGATCCTGACGGGGGCCCGGCGGGCCTGCCGGAGCAGTTCACCGCGCTGCTGTCCTTCGCCGATCGCCTGCGGGAGGCGCGGTGA
- a CDS encoding sugar phosphate isomerase/epimerase family protein gives MPRQFTLFTGQWADLPLEEVCRLAREFGYDGLELACWGDHFEVDKALADPSYLDSRHALLDKYGLRCWAISNHLVGQAVCDAIIDERHQAILPQVIWGDGDAEGVRRRAAERMKDTARAAAAFGVETVIGFTGSAIWHLVAMFPPAPESMIERGYEDFARRWNPILDVFDEVGVRFAHEVHPSEIAYDYWTTRRALEAVGHRPAFGLNFDPSHFVWQDLDPVGFLYDFRDRIYHVDCKEARRRLDGRNGRLGSHLPWGDPRRGWDFVSAGHGDVPWEDVFRMLRSIDYQGPISVEWEDAGMDRLQGAPEALKSLKKYDFEPPSASFDAAFGGGDN, from the coding sequence ATGCCGCGTCAGTTCACCCTGTTCACCGGCCAGTGGGCCGACCTGCCGCTTGAGGAGGTCTGCCGGCTGGCCCGCGAGTTCGGTTACGACGGTCTGGAACTCGCCTGCTGGGGCGATCACTTCGAGGTCGACAAGGCGCTCGCCGACCCCTCGTACCTGGACTCCCGGCACGCGCTGCTCGACAAGTACGGCCTCAGGTGCTGGGCGATCTCCAACCATCTGGTCGGCCAGGCCGTCTGCGACGCCATCATCGACGAGCGGCATCAGGCGATCCTGCCGCAGGTGATCTGGGGCGACGGTGATGCGGAAGGGGTCCGGCGGCGGGCTGCGGAGCGGATGAAGGACACCGCGCGGGCGGCTGCCGCCTTCGGGGTGGAGACCGTGATCGGTTTCACCGGCTCGGCGATCTGGCATCTGGTGGCGATGTTCCCGCCCGCGCCCGAGTCGATGATCGAGCGGGGCTACGAGGACTTCGCCCGGCGCTGGAACCCGATCCTGGATGTCTTCGACGAGGTGGGTGTGCGGTTCGCGCACGAGGTCCATCCCAGTGAGATCGCCTACGACTACTGGACGACCCGGCGGGCTCTGGAGGCGGTCGGTCACCGTCCGGCGTTCGGGCTGAACTTCGATCCCTCGCACTTCGTGTGGCAGGACCTGGATCCGGTGGGTTTCCTGTACGACTTCCGGGACCGGATCTACCACGTGGACTGCAAGGAGGCGCGCAGGCGTCTCGACGGCCGCAACGGCCGTCTGGGCTCCCATCTGCCCTGGGGTGATCCGCGCCGCGGCTGGGACTTCGTCTCGGCCGGCCACGGGGACGTGCCGTGGGAGGACGTGTTCCGGATGCTGCGCTCCATCGACTACCAGGGCCCGATCTCGGTCGAGTGGGAGGACGCCGGGATGGACCGCCTCCAGGGCGCGCCCGAGGCGCTCAAGAGTCTCAAGAAGTACGACTTCGAGCCCCCGTCGGCCTCCTTCGACGCCGCGTTCGGAGGAGGCGACAACTAG